One genomic region from Lynx canadensis isolate LIC74 chromosome E1, mLynCan4.pri.v2, whole genome shotgun sequence encodes:
- the NOG gene encoding noggin has protein sequence MERCPSLGVTLYALVVVLGLRAAPAGGQHYLHIRPAPSDNLPLVDLIEHPDPIFDPKEKDLNETLLRSLLGGHYDPGFMATSPPEDRPGGGGGAAGGAEDLAELDQLLRQRPSGAMPSEIKGLEFSEGLAPGKKQRLSKKLRRKLQMWLWSQTFCPVLYAWNDLGSRFWPRYVKVGSCFSKRSCSVPEGMVCKPSKSVHLTVLRWRCQRRGGQRCGWIPIQYPIISECKCSC, from the coding sequence ATGGAGCGCTGCCCCAGCCTGGGGGTCACCCTCTACGCCCTGGTGGTGGTCCTGGGGCTGCGGGCGGCACCGGCCGGCGGCCAGCACTATCTCCACATCCGCCCGGCTCCCAGCGACAACCTGCCCCTGGTGGACCTCATCGAACACCCGGACCCTATCTTTGACCCCAAAGAGAAGGATCTGAACGAGACGCTGTTGCGCTCGCTGCTCGGGGGCCACTACGACCCGGGCTTCATGGCCACCTCGCCCCCCGAGGACCggcccggcgggggcgggggggcggccGGGGGCGCCGAGGACCTGGCCGAGCTGGACCAGCTGCTGCGGCAGCGGCCGTCGGGGGCCATGCCGAGCGAGATCAAAGGGCTGGAGTTCTCCGAGGGCTTGGCCCCGGGCAAGAAGCAGCGCCTGAGCAAGAAGCTGCGGAGGAAGTTACAGATGTGGCTGTGGTCGCAGACCTTCTGCCCGGTGTTGTACGCGTGGAACGACCTGGGCAGCCGCTTTTGGCCGCGCTACGTGAAGGTGGGCAGCTGCTTCAGTAAGCGCTCGTGCTCCGTGCCCGAGGGCATGGTGTGCAAGCCGTCCAAGTCCGTGCACCTCACGGTGCTGCGGTGGCGCTGTCAGCGGCGCGGGGGCCAGCGCTGCGGCTGGATTCCCATCCAGTACCCCATCATTTCCGAGTGCAAGTGCTCGTGTTAG